The nucleotide sequence GGATTTAAGGTGACCGCATCCACTTTCCATTGTTCAAAAATGGTTCGAGCAAACACCGTGCTAGTATTGAGGTCCCCGTGTTTAGCATCTAAAATAATGGGGATATGTTGAGGAATTCTATCTAGGACTTTTAAAAGTAATTCTAATCCCTTAATTCCTAAAGCTTGATAAAAGCCTAATGTGGGTTTATAGGCGCAGACTAAATCCGAGGTTTCTTGTATGACATAATTTAACCATTCCCACAAATCCGTGAGCAAATTATCAGGGTCTTCAGGAGAAGATTGCTCTAAAGGCATCATTTCAGGGTTGGGATCGAGTCCTACTACCAGTAAACTTTGATTTTGAGCAATGGCATTTTGTAATTTTTCAAAAAAACTCATATTAATTATCTCTGGAATGATTAGTCATTGGTCATTAGTCATTAGTCATTAGTTATTAGTCATTGGTCATTAGTCATTGGTCATTAGTTATTAAGTACCTGGACATAAATAAAGGACTCTGTATAAAGAATTGTCAAACGCTCACAATTCCCCCACACCCCACACCCCACACCCTAACCTCACAGTTAACTTTAATGAGTGTTCGACTACTGAGTCATTTTCCCTGTTTTCTCTTGCAAGAGCGCCTCTTGCCTATTTAAAGAAACTTCTTTAAGAATGGTTAGCGGCCCGTAATCCTTAATAAATTGCATTTGTTCGGAATTTTTGGCTAATAAAGCACCAGCAAAACCGAGAGAATTTACAGAAATAGATTGAAACAACTCCTGCCTTCGAGGAATAATCATCATCCACTCTCGCGTTGCTAATAAATTATAAGGACCTGTCTGTTTGGGACTTTTAATTTCATCTTCAATTAGTCCTACACTTTTTAATAATTGATAATATAACGCTAAACTCGTTGCGGCTGCATCTATTGGTGAATTGATGCCATCAGGGTTTAACTTGGCGATGGCATGAATAAAGGGCAAATAGAGGCTCCTACCGATTAAATTTGGCTCAAAGACCGTTGAGGCAATAGCGGGATAAATAGGGATTTTTTCGCCGATGGGACTTAAAGGAAGAGGCACTAACTGTAAATGCTTATGTTGCTGAGAAGACCCTGCTACTCGACCA is from Gloeothece verrucosa PCC 7822 and encodes:
- a CDS encoding ATP adenylyltransferase family protein, with the protein product MAYRNITLQPGTLWKRVIEQSEKALELGALQPIPTEYEFVEQEGMTFLVRIISNLARKEEAKKKSTEQKAFNPFLPYEEDLFVSDISQTHLCLLNKYNVVDHHLLIITRLFEDQDSWLTLEDFEALWATLAEIDGLAFYNGGRVAGSSQQHKHLQLVPLPLSPIGEKIPIYPAIASTVFEPNLIGRSLYLPFIHAIAKLNPDGINSPIDAAATSLALYYQLLKSVGLIEDEIKSPKQTGPYNLLATREWMMIIPRRQELFQSISVNSLGFAGALLAKNSEQMQFIKDYGPLTILKEVSLNRQEALLQEKTGKMTQ